One window of the Leucobacter komagatae genome contains the following:
- the ypfJ gene encoding KPN_02809 family neutral zinc metallopeptidase: protein MTFNENVRIDTSQVQKRSGGGRRTGLAVGGGGIGLMLVLFLGSQLLGVDLTSFAPALSSGGGGTSSSEEIVAVENCETGADANANVECRMTATSDSLNRYWNTQVGNYRGPQPVALFSGQTQSQCGTASAATGPFYCPPEERIYVDTAFFDTLRSDYGASGGPLAEMYVLAHEWGHHISNITGSLNQAGRESGATSGSVRLELQADCFAGAWVGAAQTVTDDSGVPFLKPVTQSEINDALSAAAAVGDDHIMQSSGMRVDPERFTHGTSEQRQRWFMVGYEQGPTSCGTFEVPASQL, encoded by the coding sequence ATGACATTCAACGAGAACGTTCGCATCGACACGAGTCAGGTGCAGAAGCGCAGCGGCGGCGGGCGTCGCACGGGCTTGGCCGTCGGTGGCGGCGGCATCGGGCTCATGCTCGTGCTGTTTCTCGGGTCACAGCTTCTCGGCGTTGACCTCACGAGCTTCGCTCCGGCGCTGAGCTCTGGTGGCGGCGGCACCTCATCGAGCGAAGAGATCGTCGCGGTCGAGAACTGCGAGACGGGCGCCGACGCGAACGCGAATGTCGAGTGCCGCATGACCGCGACGAGTGATTCGCTCAACCGCTACTGGAATACCCAGGTCGGCAACTACCGCGGCCCGCAGCCGGTCGCCCTCTTCAGCGGCCAGACCCAGTCGCAGTGCGGCACCGCGTCGGCAGCGACCGGGCCGTTCTACTGCCCTCCGGAGGAGCGGATTTACGTCGATACCGCGTTCTTCGACACGCTGCGCTCTGACTACGGCGCGTCGGGCGGGCCGCTGGCCGAGATGTACGTGCTCGCGCACGAGTGGGGCCACCACATCTCGAACATCACTGGTTCGCTGAACCAGGCAGGCCGTGAGTCGGGCGCGACCTCGGGCTCGGTGCGGCTCGAGCTGCAGGCCGACTGTTTTGCGGGGGCGTGGGTTGGGGCGGCGCAGACCGTCACCGACGACAGCGGCGTGCCGTTCCTGAAGCCCGTCACGCAGTCTGAGATTAACGACGCGCTGAGCGCCGCGGCCGCCGTTGGCGACGACCACATCATGCAGTCCTCGGGCATGCGCGTTGACCCCGAGCGGTTTACGCACGGCACCTCTGAGCAGCGCCAGCGCTGGTTCATGGTGGGCTATGAGCAGGGGCCGACCTCGTGCGGCACCTTCGAGGTGCCCGCGAGTCAGCTCTAG
- a CDS encoding DUF885 domain-containing protein produces the protein MSPQHRTGAISGSRQPTAIDAIAERWLDTEVGLDPVLGTKLGRVESATTFGDYSPDGSAQAAADARAVRSKLERAVPADRTDDITVRELRDRLDVRIARVETGLALRDLTVLETPAQLIRQAFDLMPRAAEGDWEAIARRLAAVPAALSGYVQSLELGASRGNGPARRQVLAVAAQADRFAVEYFSRLGESANDAAQTWPSEGRALVAEVSEGARGAARAYASFARYLREQLAPTANADDAVGRDHYALAARDFLGTDIDADETYEWALVEIDRIAAEQRSTAEAIAPGASPAEAIALLDRDPQKTIHGEEALQRWLQERSDEAIEALDGTVFAIPGELRRLDCRIAPTSEGGIYYTAPSDDFARPGSMWWTVPAGVTEFRTWRELTTVYHEGVPGHHLQLGGAVARRVELNAWRRTRAGTSGHLEGWALYAERLMAELGFLEDPGARLGMLDAQRMRAARVVVDIGLHLGKHAPDGSVWTAERVYDFMASNVTMRPEALRFEVLRYLGWPGQASSYKVGERQWLELRAEAESEPGFTLASFHDRALSLGTLGLDTLQWAMRR, from the coding sequence ATGAGCCCTCAGCATCGAACCGGAGCGATCTCTGGCTCTCGGCAACCCACGGCCATCGACGCTATCGCCGAGCGGTGGCTCGACACCGAGGTCGGGCTTGACCCGGTACTCGGCACCAAGCTCGGGCGGGTCGAGTCGGCGACGACCTTTGGTGACTACTCGCCCGATGGGTCGGCCCAGGCCGCTGCCGACGCTCGCGCCGTACGCTCGAAACTGGAGCGTGCAGTCCCTGCGGACCGCACAGACGACATCACGGTGCGCGAACTGCGCGATCGTCTCGACGTTCGTATCGCCCGCGTCGAAACGGGCCTCGCGCTGCGAGACCTGACGGTGCTTGAAACACCCGCACAACTGATTCGCCAGGCGTTCGACCTCATGCCGCGAGCAGCGGAGGGTGACTGGGAGGCGATTGCCAGGCGGCTCGCGGCGGTTCCCGCGGCGCTGTCAGGGTATGTGCAGTCCCTGGAACTCGGCGCCTCGCGCGGCAATGGACCCGCGCGGCGGCAGGTGCTCGCGGTCGCTGCTCAGGCCGACAGGTTTGCTGTCGAGTACTTCTCGCGGCTTGGGGAATCCGCCAACGACGCGGCCCAGACCTGGCCCTCGGAAGGCCGCGCGCTGGTGGCAGAAGTGAGCGAAGGAGCCCGTGGCGCGGCCCGCGCCTATGCCTCGTTCGCTCGATACCTGCGTGAGCAACTCGCGCCGACGGCCAACGCAGACGACGCAGTTGGTCGCGACCACTACGCACTTGCCGCCCGTGACTTCCTCGGCACCGACATCGACGCCGACGAGACCTACGAGTGGGCGCTCGTTGAGATTGACAGGATTGCCGCCGAGCAGCGGTCGACGGCCGAAGCGATCGCGCCGGGAGCGTCGCCCGCGGAGGCGATCGCCCTGCTCGACCGGGACCCCCAAAAAACCATCCACGGGGAGGAGGCCCTCCAGCGGTGGCTGCAGGAGCGTAGTGACGAGGCCATTGAGGCGCTTGACGGGACGGTCTTTGCGATCCCAGGAGAACTCCGCCGGCTGGACTGCCGTATCGCCCCGACCAGTGAGGGAGGGATCTACTACACGGCCCCGAGCGATGACTTCGCCCGGCCCGGCAGCATGTGGTGGACCGTGCCCGCAGGCGTGACAGAGTTTCGAACCTGGCGTGAGCTCACGACGGTCTACCACGAGGGAGTTCCCGGCCATCACCTGCAGCTCGGCGGGGCCGTCGCCCGACGAGTCGAACTGAACGCCTGGCGGCGTACTCGGGCGGGAACATCGGGGCACCTCGAGGGGTGGGCGCTCTACGCCGAGCGCCTCATGGCCGAGCTCGGGTTTCTTGAGGATCCCGGGGCCCGCCTCGGCATGCTCGACGCGCAGCGCATGCGGGCCGCCCGGGTGGTCGTCGACATCGGATTGCACCTCGGCAAGCATGCCCCCGACGGCAGTGTGTGGACAGCGGAGCGAGTCTACGACTTCATGGCGAGCAACGTGACGATGCGCCCCGAGGCGCTCCGATTTGAGGTGCTCCGCTACCTCGGCTGGCCAGGTCAGGCGAGCTCATACAAAGTGGGGGAGCGCCAATGGTTGGAGCTTCGGGCAGAGGCAGAAAGTGAGCCCGGGTTCACGCTGGCATCGTTCCACGATCGTGCGCTTTCGCTCGGCACGCTCGGGCTCGACACTCTGCAGTGGGCGATGCGCCGCTGA
- a CDS encoding helix-turn-helix domain-containing protein, whose amino-acid sequence MSKERDAPNAEVAALGRELRDERQRQGLSLNALSQRSGVSFGLISQLERGLGNPSFLALKRLAEALGIPISRFLEGGADRDDLVVRADERTMLPVLESEPESQLVVRELLTPGRRSSLQVIRSTLPPGFTNEGKAFRHLGTECVVVESGTLTVVHGERRVELEPGDAMTYPCSVPHWWANTTAEPCVVLGAVTPFEQ is encoded by the coding sequence GTGAGCAAGGAACGAGATGCCCCGAACGCCGAGGTCGCTGCACTGGGTCGCGAGCTGCGCGACGAGCGCCAGCGACAGGGATTGAGCCTGAACGCGTTGAGCCAGCGCTCCGGCGTCAGCTTCGGGCTGATCAGCCAGCTTGAACGCGGTCTTGGCAACCCTTCCTTCCTCGCGCTGAAGCGGCTGGCCGAAGCGCTCGGGATCCCCATCTCGCGCTTTCTTGAGGGCGGCGCCGACCGCGACGACCTTGTCGTGCGCGCCGACGAGCGCACGATGCTTCCGGTCCTTGAGAGCGAGCCCGAGAGTCAGCTCGTGGTGCGTGAGCTGCTCACGCCCGGCCGACGGTCGTCGCTGCAGGTGATTCGCAGCACGCTGCCGCCAGGCTTCACGAACGAGGGCAAGGCGTTCCGGCATCTGGGGACCGAGTGTGTCGTCGTCGAGTCGGGCACGCTCACCGTCGTGCACGGCGAGCGCCGAGTGGAGCTCGAGCCGGGCGACGCCATGACCTATCCGTGCTCGGTGCCGCACTGGTGGGCGAACACGACCGCGGAGCCGTGCGTTGTGCTCGGGGCTGTGACCCCGTTCGAGCAGTAG
- a CDS encoding DUF1028 domain-containing protein, protein MTFTILASDPTRGLLAAATVSRSLAVGAGVPALRVGVGAAASQAYTNRSLRGLLLDAVASGASPATAIARIPDWDSGAAWRQAAVVTADGAVSAHTGDACTAWAGSEVGEGFVVLGNLLPGPEVLAAMVAAFEGAPDDDGVASERALAGFSRRVLAALAAGDAAGGDLRGRQSAALLVGVAPAAADAATHEPAPRDAPLAIDLRADDHVRPIDELARLLDLALDERRATG, encoded by the coding sequence ATGACATTTACCATCCTGGCGAGCGACCCAACGAGGGGTCTACTCGCCGCGGCGACGGTGAGCCGCTCGCTCGCCGTCGGCGCGGGCGTGCCGGCCCTGCGGGTCGGCGTCGGGGCCGCAGCAAGTCAGGCCTACACGAACCGATCCCTGCGCGGGCTGCTGCTCGACGCTGTCGCCTCGGGGGCGTCGCCGGCAACGGCAATCGCGCGCATCCCCGACTGGGATTCCGGCGCAGCGTGGCGGCAGGCCGCGGTCGTGACGGCGGACGGCGCCGTCTCAGCGCACACTGGCGATGCCTGCACTGCGTGGGCGGGAAGCGAAGTCGGGGAGGGGTTCGTCGTGCTCGGCAATCTCCTGCCCGGCCCTGAGGTGCTTGCCGCGATGGTGGCGGCGTTCGAAGGCGCACCCGATGATGACGGCGTGGCTAGCGAACGGGCCCTCGCTGGCTTCTCGCGCCGCGTGCTCGCGGCGCTCGCCGCAGGTGATGCTGCAGGCGGAGACCTTCGCGGCAGGCAATCTGCTGCGCTGCTCGTTGGGGTCGCGCCAGCCGCTGCCGACGCGGCGACGCACGAACCTGCTCCGCGCGACGCGCCCCTTGCGATCGATCTGCGCGCGGACGATCACGTGCGGCCGATCGACGAACTCGCAAGGTTGCTCGATCTTGCCCTTGATGAACGGCGGGCGACTGGGTGA
- a CDS encoding ABC transporter substrate-binding protein, whose translation MKSRTLLPGVALLGALVLAGCSTGTAVDLDGGGTGGASGAVLTAAIAGEPDQLDPHKTTAYFSFEVLENVFDTLVQPDENLEMQPALAESWDLSDDQLTWTFHLREGVTFHDGSPFTSADVAYSLNRIIDDELANAWRLSAITGIETPDDTTVVISVAQPTPNLLSSLGGFKGMAIVQRENVESGDITTKPIGTGPFSLTSYTQGDSIKLAANPDYWGGAPKVSGVNFSFLSEGNTAIAALKSGEIDWTDSIPAQQIEQLSGDSALEIGVEPSTDYWYLALNEGHEPYGDVRVRQAIAYAIDREAIAQVTSYGTAATNQLAIPEQSAWYTEFDEFSTNVDESKKLLAEAGVDGSTLTLDLLASSDYPETVTAAQVIADNLAPLGIDVSIRQPDFATWLDEQNSGNFDMLMMAWLGNIDPDDFYYAQHHSKGASNAQGYSNPKVDELLDAGRTETDVDARKKLYDEAATLIAQEASYIYLYNPSVVQAWLPAVEGYEVRSDRAVRFKDVSLAE comes from the coding sequence ATGAAGTCACGCACACTACTCCCAGGAGTCGCCCTGCTGGGCGCCCTCGTTCTCGCCGGCTGTTCGACCGGCACCGCCGTCGACCTCGATGGCGGCGGCACCGGCGGCGCCTCCGGCGCCGTGCTGACGGCGGCAATCGCTGGCGAGCCGGATCAGCTCGACCCGCACAAGACCACCGCCTACTTCTCATTTGAGGTGCTCGAGAATGTCTTTGACACGCTCGTGCAGCCTGACGAGAACCTCGAAATGCAGCCGGCACTCGCGGAGAGCTGGGACCTGAGCGACGACCAGCTCACTTGGACATTCCATCTGCGCGAGGGCGTGACATTCCACGACGGCTCGCCGTTTACCTCCGCGGACGTCGCATACTCGCTGAACCGGATCATCGACGACGAGCTTGCGAACGCCTGGCGGCTCAGCGCGATCACCGGGATCGAGACGCCAGACGACACGACCGTCGTCATCTCGGTCGCGCAGCCCACCCCGAACCTACTGTCGAGCCTCGGCGGGTTCAAGGGCATGGCGATTGTGCAGCGCGAGAACGTCGAGAGCGGCGACATCACCACCAAGCCAATCGGCACCGGCCCCTTCTCCCTCACGAGCTACACCCAGGGCGACAGCATCAAGCTCGCCGCGAACCCGGACTACTGGGGTGGTGCGCCCAAGGTCAGCGGCGTGAACTTCTCCTTCCTCTCCGAGGGCAACACTGCGATCGCCGCGCTGAAGAGCGGGGAGATCGACTGGACCGACTCGATTCCCGCCCAGCAGATCGAGCAGCTGAGTGGCGACTCCGCCCTCGAGATCGGCGTCGAACCGAGCACTGACTACTGGTACCTCGCGCTGAACGAAGGGCACGAGCCGTACGGTGACGTCCGCGTGCGCCAGGCAATCGCCTACGCCATCGATCGGGAGGCGATCGCCCAGGTCACGAGCTACGGGACCGCGGCGACGAACCAGCTCGCGATCCCCGAGCAGAGCGCCTGGTACACGGAGTTCGACGAGTTCAGCACCAACGTCGACGAGTCCAAGAAGCTGCTCGCTGAGGCAGGAGTCGACGGTTCGACGCTCACGCTCGACCTGCTCGCCTCCTCGGACTACCCTGAGACTGTCACCGCCGCGCAGGTGATCGCCGACAACCTCGCGCCGCTCGGGATCGATGTCTCGATCCGGCAGCCCGATTTCGCCACCTGGCTCGACGAGCAGAACAGCGGCAACTTCGACATGCTCATGATGGCCTGGCTCGGCAACATCGATCCTGACGACTTCTACTACGCGCAGCACCACTCGAAGGGCGCGAGCAATGCGCAGGGGTACAGCAACCCCAAGGTCGACGAGCTGCTCGACGCCGGACGTACCGAGACCGACGTCGACGCCCGCAAGAAGCTCTACGACGAGGCCGCGACCCTCATCGCCCAGGAGGCAAGCTACATCTACCTTTACAACCCCTCGGTCGTGCAGGCCTGGCTGCCCGCCGTTGAGGGGTACGAGGTGCGCAGCGACCGCGCCGTCCGCTTCAAGGATGTGAGCCTCGCCGAATGA
- a CDS encoding ABC transporter permease, producing MTSTLTSRVTGSATLRFLGKRLLHTVVVLLGVLVLVFTLIHLVPGDPVRIALGTRYTQESYDALRAASGLDRPLIEQFFAYVGHALTGDLGVSFRNGQPVTEILLERLPATLSLAGVGMLIALLISIPAGTFSALKEGTVGDGIVRVFSQFGVSIPDFWMGMLLITLFSTILGWLPPSGYVAFGEDPGEWLRRVFTPALTVGLVAGSIMTRYVRGAVLEVAEAAYVRTARSKGLRPAVVTGVHIARNAFIPILTITGIQLATMLGGVLVVEVVFAWPGLGRLVYDSVASRDYPVVQGAVLLIAIAFLVVNLVVDALYALIDPRIRLS from the coding sequence ATGACGTCCACGCTGACGAGCCGCGTCACCGGCTCGGCAACACTGCGCTTCCTCGGGAAGCGACTCCTTCACACCGTCGTCGTGCTTCTCGGCGTACTTGTGCTGGTGTTCACGCTGATCCACCTGGTGCCGGGCGACCCTGTCCGAATCGCGCTCGGCACCCGGTACACCCAGGAATCGTACGATGCGCTGCGGGCCGCCTCAGGGCTCGACCGGCCGCTCATCGAGCAGTTCTTCGCGTACGTCGGCCACGCGCTCACGGGTGATCTCGGCGTCAGCTTCCGAAACGGCCAGCCTGTCACGGAGATCCTGCTCGAGCGGCTCCCCGCGACACTGTCGCTCGCCGGCGTCGGCATGCTCATTGCGCTGCTCATCTCGATCCCAGCCGGAACGTTCTCGGCGCTGAAGGAGGGCACCGTCGGCGACGGCATCGTCCGAGTGTTCAGCCAGTTCGGCGTCTCGATCCCTGATTTCTGGATGGGCATGCTGCTCATCACGCTGTTCTCGACGATCCTGGGCTGGCTGCCGCCGTCAGGGTACGTCGCGTTCGGCGAGGATCCGGGCGAGTGGCTCCGGCGCGTGTTCACCCCCGCCCTGACCGTCGGCCTCGTCGCCGGCTCGATCATGACGCGCTACGTCCGCGGTGCGGTGCTTGAGGTCGCTGAGGCAGCGTACGTCCGCACGGCACGCTCGAAGGGGCTGCGGCCCGCGGTCGTGACGGGCGTGCACATCGCCCGGAACGCGTTCATTCCGATCCTCACCATCACGGGCATCCAGCTGGCAACGATGCTCGGCGGCGTACTCGTCGTCGAGGTCGTGTTCGCGTGGCCGGGGCTCGGCCGGCTCGTCTACGACTCGGTCGCCTCCCGCGACTACCCGGTCGTGCAAGGGGCGGTGCTGCTCATCGCCATCGCGTTCCTCGTCGTCAACCTCGTTGTCGACGCACTGTATGCCCTCATCGACCCGAGGATTCGACTGTCATGA
- a CDS encoding ABC transporter permease has protein sequence MTAPDTVALATAPTLADGSRPSAFRLFLRSPVSVVGSLVLLVMIAAALVGPALAPYGVNETDIAGALKAPSAEHWFGTDDLGRDVFSRVVIAAQVSLRVAVISVAIALVLGVLLGIVSGYAGGWADGVLMRIVDVMFAFPMLILALAIVAVLGPGANTATIAIGVVYVPIFARVARASTLSVRSEPFVRASQTMGTGAGRILVKHILPNISGPIIVQTSLSLAFAILSEAALSFLGLGVQPPQPSWGRMLFEAQSFLGTAWWLAVFPGLAIFLTVLSCNLVGDGLRDVLDPKQRSVIESRSARR, from the coding sequence ATGACCGCGCCAGACACCGTCGCACTCGCGACCGCGCCCACACTCGCTGATGGCAGCCGCCCGTCGGCCTTCCGCCTGTTCCTTCGAAGCCCCGTGAGCGTCGTCGGCAGCCTCGTGCTCCTCGTGATGATCGCCGCGGCGCTCGTCGGGCCGGCGCTCGCGCCCTACGGCGTGAACGAGACCGACATCGCCGGCGCGCTCAAAGCGCCGAGCGCCGAGCACTGGTTCGGGACCGATGACCTCGGGCGAGACGTGTTCTCGCGAGTCGTCATCGCCGCGCAGGTATCGCTGCGCGTCGCCGTCATCAGCGTCGCCATCGCGCTCGTGCTGGGGGTGCTCCTCGGCATCGTGTCCGGTTATGCGGGCGGTTGGGCCGACGGCGTGCTCATGCGAATCGTTGACGTGATGTTCGCGTTCCCGATGCTCATCCTCGCGCTCGCGATCGTCGCGGTGCTCGGTCCCGGTGCGAACACCGCGACCATCGCTATCGGCGTCGTCTACGTGCCGATCTTCGCCCGCGTTGCCAGAGCCAGCACGCTCAGCGTGCGCTCGGAACCCTTCGTCCGCGCGTCGCAGACCATGGGGACGGGCGCCGGCAGGATTCTCGTGAAGCACATCCTCCCCAACATTTCGGGCCCGATCATCGTGCAGACCTCGCTCTCCCTTGCGTTCGCGATTTTGTCCGAGGCCGCGCTCTCGTTCCTGGGGCTTGGCGTGCAGCCGCCGCAGCCGTCGTGGGGTCGGATGCTCTTCGAAGCGCAATCGTTTCTGGGTACTGCCTGGTGGCTCGCGGTCTTCCCGGGGCTCGCGATCTTTCTCACCGTGCTGTCCTGCAACCTCGTCGGCGACGGCCTCCGCGACGTCCTCGATCCCAAGCAGCGCAGCGTCATCGAATCAAGGAGCGCTCGCCGATGA
- a CDS encoding dipeptide ABC transporter ATP-binding protein: MSHTDTPVLSVQDLRVTIGATELVHGVSFDVHDGQTVGIVGESGSGKSLSVLSATRLLDLPHQRVTGRSLLRGDDLVTAPKAKLRRVHGPEIGFVFQDPSTSLNPLLTLERQLTEGPETHLRLSHRAARTRAIELLEAVGLPDPERRLQSYPHQLSGGQRQRVMIAIALACDPSLLIADEPTTALDVTTQAQIIDLVREMQRERGMAVVWISHDLGVIGQVATDVTVLFRGDAVEQRPVLDLFDRPDHDYTKRLLASRPSLSSPPPEPAPADAAPVLEVSGLNVRFPVKSKTGTTWVHAVRDVSFTIARGTTLGLVGESGSGKSTIAGALTGQVSPESGSVSLSGSDVLAARGGELRGIRRRLAMVFQDPFSALNPRTTVSEAISEPLIVHGLRDGKRARASRVAELLEQVNLPTSFASRYPHEMSGGQRQRVCIARALACEPDVLILDESTASLDVSIQADVMALLKRLQRELGLAYLFIAHDLAVVHEMSHEVMVMRRGEIVEAGPSEALYGAPRHDYTRSLLAAIPPNRPAAALS; this comes from the coding sequence ATGAGCCACACAGACACCCCCGTTCTCTCCGTGCAGGACCTGCGCGTCACCATCGGAGCAACCGAGCTCGTTCACGGCGTCTCGTTCGACGTCCACGACGGGCAGACCGTCGGCATCGTCGGTGAATCTGGCTCCGGTAAGTCACTGAGCGTGCTCAGCGCGACCCGCCTGCTCGACCTCCCGCACCAGCGGGTGACTGGGCGGTCGCTGCTCCGCGGCGACGATCTCGTGACCGCCCCCAAAGCGAAGCTCAGGCGCGTGCACGGCCCTGAAATCGGGTTCGTCTTCCAAGATCCCAGCACGTCGCTGAACCCGCTCCTCACGCTCGAACGGCAGCTCACGGAGGGGCCCGAGACGCACCTCAGGCTCAGCCACCGTGCCGCACGCACGCGGGCGATCGAGCTGCTGGAGGCCGTCGGTCTTCCCGATCCCGAACGCCGGCTGCAATCCTACCCGCATCAGCTCTCCGGCGGCCAGCGCCAGCGCGTGATGATTGCGATCGCACTCGCCTGCGACCCGTCGCTGCTCATCGCCGATGAGCCGACAACGGCGCTTGACGTCACGACACAGGCGCAGATTATCGACCTCGTCCGAGAGATGCAGCGCGAGCGCGGCATGGCAGTCGTGTGGATCAGCCACGACCTCGGCGTGATCGGGCAGGTCGCGACCGACGTGACCGTGCTGTTCCGCGGCGACGCCGTCGAGCAGCGGCCGGTGCTCGACCTCTTCGACCGGCCCGATCATGACTACACCAAGCGGCTCCTCGCCAGCCGGCCTTCACTGTCGAGTCCGCCGCCCGAGCCCGCGCCCGCCGACGCAGCGCCCGTGCTCGAGGTGTCCGGCCTCAACGTCAGGTTCCCGGTGAAGTCAAAGACTGGCACCACCTGGGTGCACGCGGTGCGCGACGTGAGCTTCACCATTGCCCGCGGGACGACGCTCGGGCTCGTGGGCGAGTCAGGGTCTGGCAAATCGACCATCGCTGGTGCGCTCACCGGCCAGGTGTCGCCCGAGAGCGGTTCGGTCTCCCTGTCGGGCTCCGACGTGCTCGCCGCCCGTGGGGGCGAGCTGCGGGGGATCCGCCGACGGCTAGCAATGGTCTTCCAGGATCCCTTCTCTGCACTGAACCCTCGCACGACAGTTTCCGAGGCGATCTCCGAGCCGCTCATCGTGCACGGCCTACGCGACGGCAAGCGCGCCCGTGCTTCGCGCGTCGCGGAGCTCCTCGAACAGGTCAATCTGCCGACCTCGTTCGCGTCGCGCTACCCGCACGAGATGTCCGGCGGCCAGCGGCAGCGGGTCTGCATTGCGCGCGCGCTCGCCTGCGAGCCTGACGTCTTGATCCTCGATGAGTCGACCGCGTCGCTCGATGTTTCGATCCAGGCCGATGTCATGGCGCTACTCAAGCGGCTCCAGCGCGAGCTCGGGTTGGCCTATCTCTTCATCGCGCACGACCTCGCCGTCGTGCACGAGATGAGCCACGAGGTCATGGTGATGCGCCGTGGTGAGATCGTGGAGGCGGGCCCGAGCGAGGCGCTCTACGGGGCGCCCCGACACGATTACACGCGGTCGCTGCTCGCAGCGATCCCGCCGAACCGGCCTGCGGCTGCGCTGAGTTAG
- a CDS encoding glutaminase, producing the protein MTSDLQGVLDEVYEAVRPIMGGGSVADYIPRLAAVNPDQFGIAVMTTDGERFAAGDAAVDFSIQSISKVFSLALVMAEDGDEIWQRVNREPSGAAFNSLAQLEYKRGIPRNPFMNAGALVVADHLLSLTPGEQSPVLEFVRAESGNPDVSVDALTAASELSHSDRNSSIAHLLRSFGNLTNDVEAVLARYVDQCAIAMTCEDLAAAGAFLARRGVRADGTRLLSSNQARRVNAVMLTSGFYDAAGEFAYRVGLPGKSGVGGGILAIVPDVCSICVWGPGLDGSGNSLTGMAALAELTARTDWSIF; encoded by the coding sequence ATGACGAGTGATCTGCAGGGCGTGCTTGACGAGGTGTACGAGGCCGTTCGGCCGATCATGGGCGGCGGCAGCGTCGCCGACTACATCCCGCGTCTCGCGGCGGTGAACCCAGACCAGTTTGGCATCGCAGTCATGACGACGGACGGCGAGCGGTTCGCCGCCGGAGACGCGGCAGTCGACTTCTCGATCCAGAGTATTTCGAAGGTGTTCTCGCTTGCCCTGGTCATGGCCGAGGACGGCGATGAGATCTGGCAGCGCGTGAACCGCGAGCCGTCGGGCGCCGCGTTTAACTCGCTCGCACAGCTTGAGTACAAACGCGGTATCCCGCGCAACCCGTTCATGAACGCGGGCGCCCTCGTGGTCGCCGATCACCTATTGAGTCTGACGCCTGGAGAGCAGTCGCCCGTGCTCGAATTCGTCCGCGCCGAGTCGGGCAACCCCGACGTCTCGGTTGATGCGCTGACCGCGGCGTCCGAGCTCAGCCACTCCGACAGAAACTCGTCGATCGCGCACCTGCTGCGCAGCTTCGGCAACCTCACCAACGACGTCGAGGCTGTGCTCGCGCGCTACGTCGACCAGTGCGCGATCGCGATGACCTGCGAAGATCTCGCGGCTGCCGGCGCGTTCCTCGCTCGGCGCGGGGTGCGCGCGGACGGCACCCGGCTGCTGAGTTCAAACCAGGCCCGCCGCGTGAACGCCGTGATGCTCACCTCGGGGTTCTACGACGCCGCGGGCGAGTTCGCCTACCGCGTTGGCCTGCCCGGGAAGTCTGGCGTCGGCGGCGGCATCCTCGCGATCGTGCCCGACGTGTGCTCGATCTGTGTCTGGGGGCCGGGCCTAGACGGTTCCGGCAACTCGTTGACGGGCATGGCGGCGCTTGCCGAGCTCACGGCACGCACCGACTGGTCGATCTTCTAA